The Streptomyces uncialis genomic interval GGGCACGGTCCCCCGCTCCACCAGCAGCACATGGAGGACACCGGCACGGATGGTGAGGATCACCAGGTCGGCGGTGAGATGGACGAGCAGACGATCACGTCGTGTGGGGGTCACGGAACGGATACTAACTAATTGTTGGATTGACAATAAGCAGGGGCGGCACTTAAGTTCATTCTGACAAGAAGGGGGGCGGCCCTCTTCTCAGCGATCACCCGGGGGGCCGGAGTTCGATGATCGTCTCCGTTGATGTCGGCGCATCCACCACCAAGTCGGCCGTGCTGGCCGAGGGCACCGCGGACGCGGTCACCGTCCGGTTGCAGGGCTTCCCCGAGTGGCCGACAGCCCTGATGCTGGGCCGGGACGGCACCCTGATCACCGGCACCGCCGCCGCCAACCTCCGGGACGCGGCCCCGTACAAGGGCCGGTACCTGTGGGGTCTGAAGCAGCAGATCAATCTGGCGGCCCGCACCGAGCCGCTGCACCGCGAGGTCCACTTCCCCTCGGGTGACACACAGCCACTGGTACGGGGCGTCGCGGCCGTCCTCACCCACACCCTGCGCGCCGTCACCGAGCAGTACGGCGCCCCCACCCGTCTCGTGCTGACCCACCCGGTCCTGTGGACCGACGCCGAACAGGTGGTGCTCACCGAGGCCGCCACCGCCGCCGGCCATCCGTCGGCCGGACTGGTCAGCGAGGCCGAGGCGGTCGGACTGCACGCCGTCCGGCGGCTGCCCGGCGACGGACCCTTCGCCGTGCTCGACTTCGGGGCCTCGACCTTCGACTTCGCCCTCCTCGACCGGCGCGGCGACGGCTCGCCTGAGGTCGTGTACGAGACCGGACGGCTCATCGGCGGGGACGACTTCGACACCCGGGTCCTCCAGCTCGTCCGGGATTCCGCCACCGCCGAAGAACGGCGCGTACTCGACGAACTCGCCGCGACAAGGCCTGAGTTGCTGCGCCAGGAGGCCGAGGAGGTCAAGCGCGCCCTGACCGTACGGGACGAGGCCGGGTTCGGTGTGTGGGACCTCGACATCGAGGTACAGCGGGCCGACTTCGCCGACGCGATCGACCCGCTGGTGACGACCTGCGTGGCGGCGGCCCGAGAGGCCCTGTCCGCGCTGGACGGGACCCGCCCGCGGGCGATCGTCCTCAGCGGCGGCGCGGCGCGCGTGCCGCAGGTCCGTGAACATGTGGCGGGTCTGGCCGCCTCGCTGGGCGCCGAGCTGATCGATCTGGTGGACGGCGTGGACGGCAGCCCGGTCGCCCTGGGCGCCACCCGGGCCCCCGCCCGCTCACGTACCGGGCGCGCGCCCCGTCCGGCCCGGCCCTTCACGGTCGATCCCGCCGTGCTGGAGCTCGGACATCCCGACACCTCCGTCGTCGGGGTGCTCGGCGGGGTGCTCGCGCTGCGGCCCGAACGCGAGCTCCGCGGCTGGCAGCTCCCCGCGTACGGCGACGCCGCACAGGGCGGGGCGCCGGACGGCCCCACTATGCCCGTGTCCCGGATCGCCGGCGACCCCGCCTCCACCCGGGTGGTGCTCGCCAGCCCGTCCCCCGCCTTCCTCGTGACCACGGTCGACGGGACGGGCGGCCTGGGCCGGAGCGTGGTGTTCGGCAGGCTGGCCACGGCACGGGGCGCCGCGGGGAGCACGGTGTCCGCGCTCGCCTGCCGCGGCCTGCTGATCGCCTGGGTCGAGACGGACGGAAGGGGCACGATCGTCGACACCCTGAGCTGGCACTGGCGGACCTTCCCCCTACCCGAGCTGGTGAACGAACTGTCGTTCACCGACAAGCCCTGGCTGATCGCCCGGCTGCCGGACCGGCTCCTGCTGTTCGACGTGCTCACCCTGCGGCGCCGGGCCGAACTGGACCTCCCCGACAGCGCCGCCCTCACCGTCGAACCCCGGCACGGCACCGTCTGCGTGGCGTACGAGGACGAGGTGGTCGCCTACCGGACGGGCACGGGATGCTTCGAGGTCCGCTGGCGGCGCCCGCTCCGGTCGCACGGCGCCATCGCCTTCACCCACACCGGGGACGAGGCCGCCGTCGTCGTCTTCGACTCGACGGCCCAGGTGTACCGGGCCCTGCACGCCGACACCGGTGACCAGCTCGGTCTGCGGGACGCCATCGGGCTGGACCGGCCGGAGGCGCTGCATCCGAGCCCGGACCGGGGCGTGGTCTACGCACGCGCCGGGGCGGGGCTGGACCGGCTGCGCCTGGGCACGGTGTCGGTATGAGCGCCGCGCCCACGGTCCGCGCGGTGATCGCCCGGCACTGCCGCGAACTCCTCGCCGACCCCCTGCTGCACGGCGACCCGACCCTGCGGGACATCGCCGCCCAGTGCCACCAGCCGCTGCGGGTGCTGCTCGTCGGCAATGTCTCCACCGGCAAGTCGACCCTGCTCAACGCGCTGATCGCCGGACCGCTGGCGGCCACCGCGTTCGAGGAGACCACCTCGTCCGTCCGTCACCTGGTACCACGGTCCGGAGCTGACCGACCCGGTGCTCCCCGATCCGGGGCACCGGTCCGTCACCACCGACTTCCCGCTCGCGGGCCGGGTGATGCTCGGTGACAGCCCCGGCCTCAACACCCTTTCCGACAACCCCCGGGAGACCCTGCGGATGCTGGGCGGCTCCGACCTCACCGGAGCCGCTGCGGCCTTCGTCTGCGTGCTGGTCGGCGGGCGCGTGGACCAGTGGGCGGAAGGTCTGGAGGAGCTCGCCGCGTTCTCCGCGGGGCCGTTCGACCTGGTGGGCAACATCGTGGCGGTGATGGCCAAGGTGGACGAGGTGCCCGAGGCCGTCGAGGACATCGAGCGGCGGGTGCGCGGTGACACCACGACGACGTTCCGGTTCGCCGCCGTGAACCAGCTGATGGCCGCCGCCGCCCGCACCGGTGCCGTCGACGACCGGATCGTGGCCACCCTGGACCGGCTGCGGACGCTCCCCGTCCTGCACGGGCGCTCGGCACCCGCCTGGGACCGGCTGGCCGAGGAGGCGGGCACGTCCCTGCCGCCGGGGCATCTCAAAGCCCTGGAACAGGCCGTGGGCGCACCGGCCTGGCTGCCCGCGCTGGTCGCGGCCACGGCCGGTATGACGACCACCGGCGCCGTGGCGGAGCAGTTCGAGCGGATGTCACGGATACGGAGCCTGGAAGCGGTGCTTTCCGACCTGGCGGACGACAGCGACCTGTTCACCTCCACCGCCGCCGTACTGAGGCTGCGCCGACTCGCCGCACGGCTGAGGCCCGGCCCGGCAGCCCTGGTACGTGCCCGGCTGGCGGACCTCACCGCGACGATGCACACCTCGGGTCTGCACCGCCGCGCGGCGGCCCGGCTCGTACGCCACACCGACGTGGGCAGCGGCCTCACCGAGCACGAACGGGAAGCGGCACAGGCCCTGTTGCGATGGCCGGACGCGGAGGCGGACGGTGGCGCGTCCCCATCCCCGGCCTCGCCTCCCTCCCCGTCCCCGTCCCCGGCCTCGTCTCCGTCTCCGTCTCCGTCTCCGGACACGAGTGCCGCCGACGGGGACACCGCGGACCGGACGACCGCCGCCGAGGTGGACGCCGGCGCCGTCCTCGCGCGGTGGACGGCGTACGAGGCCGACCCCTTCCGGGACTCCCGCTCCCGGGAGGTCGCCGCCCTCATCATCGAGACCGCGCGCCATCGTCTCCGCACCACCACCCGCCAGGAGGAGTCATGAGGGCCGGCCACGGGATCGCCGTCCTGCTGCGGCTGACCGCGCACGCGCAGCTGCGGCTCGCGGATGTGCTGGACCACCGGCCACGGCACCGACCGGCCCACGTGGACGGGCCGCGGAACACCGCCCGGACGGCCCGTACCGCACCCAGCGCCCCAGCCGTCCCGGCCACACCAACTGCACCAACTGGAAAAGCCGTTCCGTCCGCCCCCAGCGCCACGCCCGTTCCCACCGCCCCCGACACCACGGCCACACCGGTCGGCCCACCGACCACCCCGACCACCCCGGCCACCCCGACGCCCCCCACCGCCCCGGCCGAGGCCCCCCGCCCCGCGCCCACCGCGCCCACCGCGCCCACGCCCGACAACACCGGGGTCGCGAAGGCCGTGCTCGCGGTGGCGGACCGGCTCGCCAACCAGGAGCTCGTCCGCAGGCTGCACAAGGCCGTCGCCCGTATCGACGGCATCGGGGTCATCTCGCCCGCACCGGGCGATGCCTTCGACCCGCTGGCCCACCGGTGGACGGACACCAGGAAGGCAGCGCGGCGGGACGATCACGAACGCGTCGCGGAACTGCTCGCCCCAGGCTTCTCCGGCCCCACCGGGACGGTCATCCGGCCCGCGCAGGTCGCCGTGTACGACAACGAAGGAGAATGACATGTCGTCACCGTCCGACAGGCCCGACGCACCCGGCGGGACCCATGGGACCGACGCACCCGACGCGACCGGCGAGCGGCCCGGTTCCGACGAGCGGGCCACCAGGATCGTCCGGTCCCTCGTGGACATGGCCCGGACGCACAAGACCGGTGAGAGCGTATGGGGCCCGCTGGAGAACCTCGCCGACCGCTGGCAGGAACCGTTCGCCCGCGCCGCCGTGGTCGGTGAGGTCTCCGTGGGCAAGTCCACCCTCGTCAACGCCCTTGTCGGACAGGAGGTACTGCCCGCGGCGACCGAGGCGTTGTCCGCCGTCACCGTCGAACTGCGGCACGGTCCGCACACCCGGGCCACCGTGGGACTGCACGACGGCACCGATGCCGTGACCCGTGAGCTGGCGGACAAGGAGGAGTTCCTTGTCTATCTCACCACCCGGGGTGAGAAGCAGGTGGCCGTCCGGCACGGCCGGAACGCCCAGGTGCTGTGGGCCGTGGTCGCGCTGCCCTCCCCGCTGCTGGAGGAGGGCCTGCGGCTGACGGACACCCCGGGTGTCGGCGGGCTGGACCCCGCGCACCGCAGGCAGACCCTGGCGGCGCTCAGCAACACCGACGCCGTGCTGTTCGTGATCCGCCCCGGCCAGCCGATCAGCGCCTCCGAACTGCGCTTCCTCGCCGAGTCCGTCCACCGGGTCAGCTCGTACGTCATCGTCCAGACGCACCGCGACCAGACCAGTGACGCCCAGGTCCGCCTCGACAAGAACCTCGCGGTGCTGCGGGACCCGGACACCTGGCGCAAGCTGCTGGGCGACGGAACCGACGCCGAGGGCACCGCGGCGCGGTTCGCCCGGGTACCGGGCGTGTGCGTCGCGGCGCGGCACGCACTCGACGCGCTGGACGCCGAACCGGGCCAGGACCGGGACCGTGACATGCGTTTCAGCGGTATCCCCGAACTCGCCCGGCTGCTGCGCGAGGAGGTCGTCGACCAGGCCGGCGAACTCCACCGGCGGGATCTGCTCCGGCTGACGGAGTCCACGGCGGAGGCCGTGCGGGCCCGGCTCGTGGAGCGCAAGGCGCTGCTGAGTCCTGGTGAGGCCGCCGAACGGGCCATCCGGGAGCGCGAGGAGAACGTGCTCCGCTGGGTGGGGAAGGGCGGCGACACCTGGAAGCCCGATCTGGAGGCCGCCACCACCTTCGTCCAGGACGAGGTCCGGGAGCTCGCGCGGGAGCGGGTGAAACTGCTGGAGAGCACCTACCTGGCGCATTTCGAGTCGATGAAGACCAAGAAGCTCCAGGAGGCCGCCGCCCGGCTGGTGATCGAACCACCCACGGTGCTCGCGGAGATGCGGCTGCTCATCGCCACGCGGCTGGACGACGCCGTGGTGAAGATCACTGCCAGGAACCCGCAGGACGCGGTGTCCGCCCACCTCGAACGGCTCGCCCTCACCGACGGGCTGGACGCACATCTGCCCACGCCCTTCAAGCAGTCGGACACGATGCTGGACGACGAGTATCTGACCGGTGTCGCCATGACGGGCATCCCCCTGCTCGCCCGGCAGTTCGCCGACGCCCGGCGCAAGGCCAATGAGGAGGAGCGGGGCCCGGTCCGGCGGACCGACCACGGCTCGGTGATGCGGACCACGATCGATGCCCTGTCCGCCGTGGCCAAGAACCCCGCGGTGACGGCGATCGTGGTGGCGGCCAGTCTCTTCGCCGGGCTCGTCGCCTGGCGCCAGGGCAAGGTCAGGACGCTGGCCGCGGTCAAGGAGGTCTACAGCAAGGTGACCGGGTTGATCACCAAGGATGCCGTGGAGCATTCCGTGGCACAGGCCGCACGCGAGCGCGACGCCATCATCGAGGTGATCGAGGCCCGGCTGAGGGAAGAGCGGGAGCAGATCGACCGTGACCGGGACGACCTCGCCCGGTCGACCGATCTGACCGCCCTGGAACGCGCCGCGCTGCTGAACGAGATCGATCTCGCGCTGCGGGAGGTCGACTCACTGGTCGCCGAGCTCGCCGGGATCAGGACCGGCTGGGGACTGTGAACCGGTCACGGCGCACACCGCGGGCGGCGGACGAGCGCACGGAACGGAGGACGCCGCCCCGGGACACCGCGGCGGTCTCCCAGATACTGCTCAGCGAGTACGAGGCGCTCAAGGGCGAACAGAGCGCCCGGATCGCCGCGCGGGACAACCTGATGTACGCGACGCTCGCCGCCCTCGCCGCGACCACGACGGCCATCGTGAGCACGGCCGGACGCACGGAACTGGTCCTGCTGCTGCCGCCGGTGTGCATCGTCCTCGGCTGGACGTACCTGGTCAACGACGAGAAGATCTCCGCCATCGGCCGCTATCTGCGTACCGATCTGCGGCCCGCACTGGCCGCCGCGGCCGGTGCCGACAGCGCCGAGGTGCTGCGCTGGGAGACCGCCCATCGCGAGGAGCACCGCAGGAACGCGGGCAAGCACCTCCAACTCGCCGTCGATCTGCTCATGTTCGTCGTCCCGGCGCTGATCGCCGTGACCGTCCACTGGGTCACGGGGCCCGCGCACACCGCCCTGCTCGTCGCCTCGGCCGCCGAACTCGCGGCCGTGGCGGTCCTCGCCGTACGCATCACGCTCGCGGCGGATCTCTCATCGGAAGGAACCACGTGATGAACCTGCCACGTGTCGGATTGATCGTGCCGCTGCGGGAGGAGTTCAACTACGTCGCGTCGGTCCTCGACATCCTGGGCGACACGGAGGAGAACGGCCGGGTGTACCACCGGTTCGTGATCCCCGGTACCCAGGAAACCGGGATACTGACCGTCATCCACGACATGGGGCTGGCGAACGGGGCGCTCGCGGCCCATGACCTCGTCAGCACGTTCCACGTCCCGCTGATCGCGGTCATCGGTACCGCGGCCGCCCTGGACAAGGACATCCGGCTCGGCGATGTCGTCATCGCCTCGGAGATCATCGACTACCTCCAGGCGGCGAAGGCGACGGAGGACGCGGACGATCCGTCCCGTATCCGGATCTCGATCGCGGGCACCCACTGGAAGCCCTCGGCTCCCCTGCTGAGCTACGTCCGGAACTTCCCCATCAGACAGGCCACCCGCCGCAAGGCCGAGGAGTGGTCCGAGGCCGCGCACGACCGGTGCCGGATCGAGCCCGGCACCCGGCCCGCCAAGGCCCCCGTCTACCACGTGGGCCATATCGCCAGCGGCGATGTCGTCGTGGGGTCGGAGGCGTTCATCTCGCTCCTGAAGAACCACGACCGCAAATGCGCCGCCGTGGAGATGGAGGCCGGCGGGGCGGCGCTGAGCGTGTACCAGAACAACAAGGTGGAGCTGATGGTGGTCCGCGGCGTCTCGGACCGTGCCGAGAAGAGCAAGACGGCGACCGACCAGACCCTCGACACCGACGGCGCCCCCAACGCGTGGCGCGGCTACGCGGTCCGGAACGCGACCACCCTGCTCATGACACTGCTCGCCGGTCCCGGGTTCCCCTGGCGTGGGTCACCGCACCTCCCGGTGCCGTACGAGCCGCACACCCCGGCGTCGACCGGGTCGACCGGCACAGCCGGGTCTTCCAGCGGTGCGTCCTTCGGCACCGTCGCGATGGCGCTGCCCGCGGGGGCGGCAGCGGCGCTCACCGCGGCGGCGGTCATCCGGCACCACCATCGTGACGGAACCCCCGAACAGACCGACGCGGGGCACGCGTCGCAGTCCCCCGGCGGCACGGATACGAACACGGACGAGCGGCATGACGGGTCCGGTCAGCCCGCCGTGGACCACCAGCCGCAGTTCACCGACCACCACGGGCCGGTCACGGAGCACCACGACCCCGGCCTGTTCTAAGGGGACCGCCGGGCCGGGTGCTGGGCCGCGCCGCACCCGGCCCAGCGCCAACCGAGCCCCGGCACCCGGCCCGGTACGGCCTGGCGCGCAGCCTTGCGCGACCTGGCAGGTGATCCGGCGGGACCTGGGCGGGCAGTCCGGCGGGACCTGACGCGCGGTCCGTGTGCGCGCCGCGGTGGCCGCGGTGACGGCGCGGCGTAAATGAGGCGCGGTGCCGTGCGGTGTCTGACAGGCTGGCGCGTCCGCAGATCCGGCCCGCGAGGTCCGGCAGCCCGTCACAGGAGTGTCCCCTCATGGTGATCCCGCCGCGTCTGGCCCCGTTGCTGGAGCAGTTCGACTTCGCCCGGGAACGGCTCACCGCCCGGATGACCGGTCCCGTCATGGACAGCGGTGACGGGACGGACACCGAGGTCGGACCCATGACCGACGAGGAGTTCCGCTGGGAGCCCGTCCCGGACTGCTGGTCGCTGCGGCGGCGCGCGGACGGCCCCGGGCCGCGCGCGACCCTGCTGACGGGCACCGGCGAGTGGGGGCGCGACGCGGCGGCCTACCCGCACCCCTGGCCGCCGCCGTTCACCACCATCGCGTGGCGTCTGAGCCACCTCAGCGAGATGCTGGCCCTGCGCGCGGATCACACGACCGGCAGCCGGACGCTGACCCGGGACGTCCATCCGGTGAGCGGGAACGTCACGGAGGCGGTCGCGGCGTTCGACACCGGGGCGGAGGCGTGGCGGAACGCGCTGCTGAGCGCCGACGACACCACGCTCTCCGCCGTGGGCCACTGCACGTACCCGCACGGCAGCGACGCCGAGGAACCGTTCATCGACATCGTGTGGTGGGTCAACCAGGAGGTGCTGCACCACGGAGCCGAGATCGCCCTGATCCGCGACCTCTACCGCTACCGCGCACGGCAGTGACCCGGCAGGGCCCCGTACACGCTCGTGCGGAGCGCGCTCGCTCCCCAGCTCTACGTACACGCTCGTGCGGGCCCCTGCGGCCCCTCACCCCCCAGGTCGCAGCGCCCCGGCGATCGCGACGGAGGAGGGGTCGAGCGCGGTCGCGCCGTCCTCGATGTCCCAGAGCGAGTTCTGGAGCAGGCGCCCCAGCGTCCAGCCCGCCGCCCGTTGACGGTCGAGCCCGACTGTCTCGGTGAGCTGGTCGAAGCGGCGCCGCACCACCGGCGAGGGGTCGCCCTTCGCGACGAGGTCGTCCCATCGGCTGTCCAGGGCGGGCCACAGGTCGAAGCCGGGGTCACCGGCGAGCGGTTCGGGGTCGATGGCGAGCCACGGCTCACGCTCCGCGGCGAGGACGTTGTCGTGGTGGAGGTCCCAGTGCAGCAGCCGGTCACCGGGCTCGCCCGCCAGCTCGGCCACCGCCGACGCCCAGCCGCGCAGCAGTCGCCGCTCGGCCGGGTCGGCCAGGGCCGTCACCGCCCGCGGCACCTGCTCCAGCATCCCGGCGGCGATCCCGGCGAGACTCCTCAGCCCCTCGGGCGCGGGGACGGACACCAGTCTCGCCAGGAGCGCGGCGAGGATGCCCGTGGCGGTGTCGTCGTCCTCGACCGATGTCAACGAGCGGACGCCGTCGAGCCGTTCCAGGAGCATCGCGCTGCTCGCGGGGTCGTGGTCGAGCAGCCGCACCATCCCGTCACCGTTCCAGGCGCGCAGCCCGACGAGCGCGGCGGCGCTCTCCTCCCTGGCCATCTGGAGCTTGAGGACCGCGCGTGAACCGTCCCCGCGCAGCACCGGGAGCACCAGTGAGGCCTCCCCCGCGCCGGGCGGGCCGTCCCGCTCCAGCTCCCAGCGATCCATGAGCCCCGCCGCGAGTGCGGGCAGCCCGGCGATCCACGCCGTGCCCGGCGCACCGAAGTTCCCGGCGTAAGAAGCCGCCAGCGACGACGGGACCTCGACGGCCTTCAAGGTACTCATATCCGCTTCCCCGGCTCCTTGATTCGCTGATCGCTCGGTCGCCCGCTCCCTTGGGAGGAGTTGACGCGCCCCACCGCCACGCACCTGCCGCCCCGGCCGGGTGCTCTCGTCCCCGGCCCGTACGACCCGCACCGGACCGTTCCGGCCCAGGCACGGCCCACGCCGGCCCGGTCCCTGAACGATCCGCGTCGGCGGACGGCTTCGGATGCTAGCCGGATCGAGCCGCCCGCGCCCCCGGATATCGCGCGCGGCCGG includes:
- a CDS encoding Hsp70 family protein, with product MIVSVDVGASTTKSAVLAEGTADAVTVRLQGFPEWPTALMLGRDGTLITGTAAANLRDAAPYKGRYLWGLKQQINLAARTEPLHREVHFPSGDTQPLVRGVAAVLTHTLRAVTEQYGAPTRLVLTHPVLWTDAEQVVLTEAATAAGHPSAGLVSEAEAVGLHAVRRLPGDGPFAVLDFGASTFDFALLDRRGDGSPEVVYETGRLIGGDDFDTRVLQLVRDSATAEERRVLDELAATRPELLRQEAEEVKRALTVRDEAGFGVWDLDIEVQRADFADAIDPLVTTCVAAAREALSALDGTRPRAIVLSGGAARVPQVREHVAGLAASLGAELIDLVDGVDGSPVALGATRAPARSRTGRAPRPARPFTVDPAVLELGHPDTSVVGVLGGVLALRPERELRGWQLPAYGDAAQGGAPDGPTMPVSRIAGDPASTRVVLASPSPAFLVTTVDGTGGLGRSVVFGRLATARGAAGSTVSALACRGLLIAWVETDGRGTIVDTLSWHWRTFPLPELVNELSFTDKPWLIARLPDRLLLFDVLTLRRRAELDLPDSAALTVEPRHGTVCVAYEDEVVAYRTGTGCFEVRWRRPLRSHGAIAFTHTGDEAAVVVFDSTAQVYRALHADTGDQLGLRDAIGLDRPEALHPSPDRGVVYARAGAGLDRLRLGTVSV
- a CDS encoding GTPase yields the protein MSAAPTVRAVIARHCRELLADPLLHGDPTLRDIAAQCHQPLRVLLVGNVSTGKSTLLNALIAGPLAATAFEETTSSVRHLVPRSGADRPGAPRSGAPVRHHRLPARGPGDAR
- a CDS encoding dynamin family protein, with product MSSPSDRPDAPGGTHGTDAPDATGERPGSDERATRIVRSLVDMARTHKTGESVWGPLENLADRWQEPFARAAVVGEVSVGKSTLVNALVGQEVLPAATEALSAVTVELRHGPHTRATVGLHDGTDAVTRELADKEEFLVYLTTRGEKQVAVRHGRNAQVLWAVVALPSPLLEEGLRLTDTPGVGGLDPAHRRQTLAALSNTDAVLFVIRPGQPISASELRFLAESVHRVSSYVIVQTHRDQTSDAQVRLDKNLAVLRDPDTWRKLLGDGTDAEGTAARFARVPGVCVAARHALDALDAEPGQDRDRDMRFSGIPELARLLREEVVDQAGELHRRDLLRLTESTAEAVRARLVERKALLSPGEAAERAIREREENVLRWVGKGGDTWKPDLEAATTFVQDEVRELARERVKLLESTYLAHFESMKTKKLQEAAARLVIEPPTVLAEMRLLIATRLDDAVVKITARNPQDAVSAHLERLALTDGLDAHLPTPFKQSDTMLDDEYLTGVAMTGIPLLARQFADARRKANEEERGPVRRTDHGSVMRTTIDALSAVAKNPAVTAIVVAASLFAGLVAWRQGKVRTLAAVKEVYSKVTGLITKDAVEHSVAQAARERDAIIEVIEARLREEREQIDRDRDDLARSTDLTALERAALLNEIDLALREVDSLVAELAGIRTGWGL
- a CDS encoding 5'-methylthioadenosine/S-adenosylhomocysteine nucleosidase family protein produces the protein MNLPRVGLIVPLREEFNYVASVLDILGDTEENGRVYHRFVIPGTQETGILTVIHDMGLANGALAAHDLVSTFHVPLIAVIGTAAALDKDIRLGDVVIASEIIDYLQAAKATEDADDPSRIRISIAGTHWKPSAPLLSYVRNFPIRQATRRKAEEWSEAAHDRCRIEPGTRPAKAPVYHVGHIASGDVVVGSEAFISLLKNHDRKCAAVEMEAGGAALSVYQNNKVELMVVRGVSDRAEKSKTATDQTLDTDGAPNAWRGYAVRNATTLLMTLLAGPGFPWRGSPHLPVPYEPHTPASTGSTGTAGSSSGASFGTVAMALPAGAAAALTAAAVIRHHHRDGTPEQTDAGHASQSPGGTDTNTDERHDGSGQPAVDHQPQFTDHHGPVTEHHDPGLF
- a CDS encoding DinB family protein → MVIPPRLAPLLEQFDFARERLTARMTGPVMDSGDGTDTEVGPMTDEEFRWEPVPDCWSLRRRADGPGPRATLLTGTGEWGRDAAAYPHPWPPPFTTIAWRLSHLSEMLALRADHTTGSRTLTRDVHPVSGNVTEAVAAFDTGAEAWRNALLSADDTTLSAVGHCTYPHGSDAEEPFIDIVWWVNQEVLHHGAEIALIRDLYRYRARQ
- a CDS encoding aminoglycoside phosphotransferase family protein; translated protein: MSTLKAVEVPSSLAASYAGNFGAPGTAWIAGLPALAAGLMDRWELERDGPPGAGEASLVLPVLRGDGSRAVLKLQMAREESAAALVGLRAWNGDGMVRLLDHDPASSAMLLERLDGVRSLTSVEDDDTATGILAALLARLVSVPAPEGLRSLAGIAAGMLEQVPRAVTALADPAERRLLRGWASAVAELAGEPGDRLLHWDLHHDNVLAAEREPWLAIDPEPLAGDPGFDLWPALDSRWDDLVAKGDPSPVVRRRFDQLTETVGLDRQRAAGWTLGRLLQNSLWDIEDGATALDPSSVAIAGALRPGG